In Podarcis muralis chromosome 14, rPodMur119.hap1.1, whole genome shotgun sequence, one genomic interval encodes:
- the LYSMD2 gene encoding lysM and putative peptidoglycan-binding domain-containing protein 2 translates to MAEFLPVPGLFLREEPLPGPDASETEAELSLSLARTKTRSYGSTATVAAPLAERYVEHRISACDTLQGIALKYGVTMEQIKRANKLFTNDCIFLRKTLNIPVISEKPLLFNGLNSLESPENEADTPSSCEDGPVTVQEDNSSPSPQEPDNQLPPPEELSAKDFLHRLDLQIKMSKQAARKLKPEDNREDDEENSYATSYQQQ, encoded by the exons ATGGCGGAGTTCCTGCCGGTGCCCGGGCTGTTCCTTCGGGAGGAGCCGCTTCCCGGGCCGGATGCGTCCGAGACGGAGGCCGAGCTGTCCCTCAGCCTGGCGCGCACCAAGACCCGCTCGTACGGCAGCACGGCCACCGTGGCGGCGCCGCTGGCCGAGCGCTACGTGGAGCACCGCATCAGCGCCTGCGACACCCTGCAAGGCATCGCGCTCAAGTACGGCGTGACG ATGGAGCAAATTAAAAGGGCAAATAAACTGTTCACCAATGACTGTATATTTCTGAGAAAAACATTGAATATCCCTGTTATATCTGAGAAGCCTTTGCTGTTTAATGGACTTAACTCATTGGAGTCTCCAGAGAATGAAGCTGACACCCCCTCTTCTTGTGAAGATGGACCAGTGACAGTTCAGGAAGACAACTCTTCACCCAGTCCTCAAGAGCCTGACAATCAGCTCCCTCCACCTGAAGAATTATCTGCCAAAGATTTTCTACATAGACTGGACTTGCAGATTAAGATGTCCAAGCAGGCAGCTCGGAAACTAAAACCTGAAGATAACag GGAGGACGATGAGGAAAACTCCTATGCAACTTCTTATCAGCAGCAGTAG